CGCGGATACGTCCGTCCAATCCACGTTTTGCTCTCCAAATACCTCCAACGCCTCGTTAACCTTGACGCTCTCCGAGGATAGATCGACCCTGTACAGGAAGCTGATCGCGAGCGTGCTCGCCCAGATGATCAAACCCGCGTGGATCACGATCAAAAATACCATGCCAAAAAAGTGGGCAGTGAGCTGCGATGCGCTCTTCTGTCGCCTACGCCCGATCGTTCCtgagtcgccgccgatcccgAAGAACCGCGGTAGAATGCCCCCTGCGTTTTCGAGGGGATGGGAGTGGTGTCGTGAGTCATGCTGCGTGACGGTTCAGCAATGTGGCACGCAGACGGATTTGGGATGGGGACCGCAGTGGAACCGAGTTCTAATCGCACCTTTCTGCGTTCTGAAATTCATTTTCATGCCCCGAGGTAGGAGCGGAACCTTGAGACCCCGTTTGGCTCCTGTGCAGTCGTGGATGGGGTCAGCGAAGTCCAGTCCATCTAGTTTCAAAGTGGTGTGCGAATGCCCGGGCAGTGGTGTCTCTGTAGAGGTTGGATCCCTAGTCGTGCGCCACGAGAAACACGACGGACGGAATCGTCACGGCATATTGCATCGTACCTGGAGGAAAACCGTCCCTCGGCTGACCGGGACCTCGATAGCCCGGAGGAGGACCTTTGCCGGGCGGGCCGCCCTGTCTTTGTCTTTGTCTATGTTCGTCTCTGAGTGCTCTAGGAGGCCCCCTGCGCGAGAGGCGAAGGGGAAACAACAGGCAGACGTCAGCTTTCACGCACCGAGTACGGAATAGGATATGAGCGAAGCGTGAAAGATCGTTGTGGGCGCATGATCGCAGTGGCATACGCGGGCCCCGTGCCCTAGACGGAATGTTTTGGAAATGCGACGCGCCGGTCCGATCGAGCACTCACCTGCCGGGCGGGGGTCCTTCTCCCTGAGGTCGCATCGAGTTCGTCGCTAATCAacgatcgacgcgtgcgcTTGTCTGATTAGGTGTACTTTGTCCTTCTGGTCGCCCGTAAACGTCTCTGTCGAGGATGGCTAGGTACCTGTAGGGAACGGGGAATCCGAGAGGGGCGAGGGAGGGAAGGGAAATTTCTGCTTGCTAATGCAGAAGGGCGTGCTCGTCGATTTGAGCCGGTCGCTGTCGCCTGGGGGGATATATTCCGGATCAGGAGTCGCTATTCGCGCTCAAGTACGCACGGTACTGTATTACGATCGCACGTTGTGAAAAACTTCACGCGCGTTCACAGtgaggcgctcctccgcggttcCGCGGCCTCGCCGGGAGAAATTATTGGACTTTTCGCGCTGAAGAAGACCCAGCCGCCCTGTGTAACAATCATTTCGTGCACTGACGCTCAGTCTGGAAAAAAGGTCCAAAAAGGAAAATTTAAATACCGCACCGGGAGCCAGCAGAGGATTCCGGCAGCTCTCTTCTCAAAACGTCCCAAAACAGCGCTTCGCGGTGCCGACTCGTAAAATCGTCAGTCGTCCATCAAGAGGCGCCAAGAGACCCAGAGTTTACTGGTTAAAACTTCCCAGCTGCCAGGCCGAAAGCCGCGGTAACGTGAGGGTCGATGTTCGCCCCTGTCTCATCTTCCAGCTCCTTCACAACACCGGTTCCGCACATGGATGGCCGGGAAGGGGCTTCGGGGTTGGAGGGAGTCATCGGGCGGCACGACAGCCCCGGtccctccacctcctccgacCGGACCTTCCCTTGGACCCCGGGCGTGAACCCACCTGTGCCATGGCAAGTGGACGTTGACGGGGCGAGGGAAGAAGCCAGGCGCCAGGTGGCCCAGATGCTGCAGCGACCGGAGGATCTCGCCCGCCTCCCAGAGCTTAAGGAGGCGGTAGCGGCGAAGCTGCAAAGGCTGGACCTGGTGATGACCTCGCAactcgaggcggcgaccgacgggacgcgcgtcggcctcgacggcCTGCAaaaggcgcgcggggcggtgctGAGAACTCGAGACAACTTTTCCCAGATCGAGGCGCCTTCGAAGGGGGAGAAGGccggcggcctcgccgacAATCACCATCTTATCAGGGATCTTGCGGTGATGCGCGCGAATATATCGCGAACCATAAGGGACGCCGAAGCGGTCGTCGCCTTGCCGGAGGAGGCAGCGAGGGCGATCGAGTTGCTTGACGACGATGAGCAGAACCTGTTTGAGTGCTGGGAGCGGCTCAGCGAGCTGGCTCAGCGCGCaagacccgcgcgggcggctctggaggctgcgcggcgaagagcggATAATGACACGACGACGCTTTCGATGACAGAACCTGCCGCCGCTCAATTCGCGGCCATTGACGATGCGATGGACCGCTTCGAGACGACGCTGTGGCGCTCTGTTCGCGGATCACTCTTTGCCGGTCGAGgtggctcggcggcgctcgcccgcgccatGCGGGTGGTGGAGGAGCAGGAAGCGCTCGATGAACTTCTGGTGGAAAAAGTGGAGAaagtgcgcgagcgcgctgtgCGTAAAAACAAGGCGAGCGAGGAGCTGGTGGACAGCATCATCATGGTCAGCAAGCACTACAAGCGGCAGGTCCTGCGTGAGATTCGCGAGGCTGTGCCAGAAAGGTTCGAGATGACTGTGGGGAGCTTGGTGACTGACccaggcggcgaggaggcgacaAACGTGCCGGTCGTGATCGAAAATCTTGATGTTCTCATGCAGCAACTCACCGAGTTGTACGACTACGCGGTGCCCGCATTCCCGACCAAGTACAAGATATTTGAGTTGGTCGTGGCCCCAGCGTGGCATAAGCAGATTTGCTTGTTCATCGATAGGCTCGTGGAAGTGGCGCGGGATCTTTCCAATGCTGATATCATCGCCGTGCTCAACTGGTACCAATCATATGCCGCACAGATGGATGCCCTTGGCGTGGAGGTTGAGACTGAACCCTCGGAGTCTGAGGTTGCAGTCGGCACTCCTGTGCATGACAAAAATGGGGGCTTGCAGCCTGGTGGCAAAAATGAAAAGGGTGAAAGTCCCTCGGTGCTGTCTATCGAGTCGTTTCTCTCCAGCACCCATGGTGCTGTCATGACGACTAACAAGATCGATAAAATAAGTTCTGATGAAGTGGAATATACCATATCGGACGACGAAGAGGGTGGTGATGTGCAGATGACTTATCCTGTTGGATTCTACGAGCTTGTCAACATCTACACGTCACGGATGACTAAAACAGTCCAGACTTGGTCTGCGAACCTACGCCGAATGACCACCACACAACCTCTTAAACCAGCCGAAGATGGCACTCTGTGGACTGCCAGTGACGTCGAGTTTTTCAGGCTACTCAACGAGCAACTCGAAGTTGCCATGAGTGGAGGTAAAATACTTGTTTCCGCTGCTGCGATGGTGATTTCATCAGCTCTTTCTGGGTTCGCATCCGAGCAATACAAACGATTGAGTGGTGAAGGTGTCTCTTCAACAAATGCTGCATTGGCATCTCCTTCCTTCTCGAGGCACTTTAGAACGACATCGAACGTCATCGAGAACGCTGCTGAGAGGGCGGTGATGACAGCTGCTAAGAACGTGGATTACAATGTGCTGCTCGCTGGCGTcaacgacgcgtcgaggtgcCATCGTCTCGCTTTGGAAATGGAATCATCGCTCGTGGATGCACTACAATCAAGCGATGCGATGAAGAGACTCGTGAAGAAAGCTGGAGCTGCTGCGACCGGGAAATCCAGCGTCGTTCGCCCAGCTATTGATATGTTCCTGGCAAACACGGAGCACTGCGCTGCAGCTGCGGCCGCAGCGGTTACCAGCGACCCGAGTGTGATATCCTTGTTTGGCCAGATGTACGCCGTGGATAAGGGAGGGACTAGTCCCtggctcgagggcgaggtcaCTGAAACACTGGTCGCTACTGTGCTTGATTACCTAGGCGATGTTGTGCAGTTTGTCACGCGTGACCTTGCTTCAATGGTAAACGAGGCAGTTTTCAATCGGGTCGTGAAACACATGATTGAAGCATGCATGAAACAGCTTCAGACCATCCGTCCAGAGACGGTGGGTCGaatggaggaggacgaaaaCGCTCTAAGGGAGTGCTTTGAGGACTTTTTGCCGAGTAACCGGCTGGATCTCGGATTGCAGAGGCTGGCAGACGTTCGCGATTTGGCAGCAGCAGATGATACTGAGTCTTTCGTGCTCGCCTACGGCCTTGTTGTGCAGTCCATGCCGGAGCtgggaatcgaacccgcggagcgtctgctcgccgcgcgtgaaGATATTCCACGCGCGACTCAGCGTGAAGTTCTCGAGGAATGTCGTGAGCTTCTTAGCAACCAAATGGCGATAAGGAAGTGACGGTGGAGTAGCAATAGCACGCATACGGGAGGCATTTTTTTTTTGTTAACATTACTGGTAGACCAACCTGAGAATGGCCCCGTTGAGTTTTGCTGAAAGGTTTGAATCGTCTGGAGTGCCGACGTCCGAGGGACTTTCGGTCGCACCGCCATATCGAGTCCAACAATCACGAGCTGTGAAACCACCACTCAACACGATCTTCTCGCAGAGCACTCCATCTTGGACTTTGCCGTGATACCTCAGCCGAGAAAGGGTCGCCTTCTGCCTAAGCGCGAAGTTTCATTTCCAACCATCCTATGGGGTCGCCTGGTGATGATAACATATTCAGAATGCGATATACGTCGAGTGCCGAGAAATATCGAAAGGTTCGTGTCATTTGCAAGCCGTCACGTCGTCGAAAGCTTCCCGGTCTCTGCGGCTCTCGGGACCTGTCTCGCTCCCAGAGCCCGAATTTGCTTCCGATCTCTCTCTTAACTCTCCACCCCAGGAAGCTGACGTCTTCAGCACACGTTATCGGTCGCTTCTAGACTCTAAGCTTGAGGTAAGCTGACGACTCCACTAATGTCGCCAGACCTGCAGTTGATTCGATTTTGTGGCGCCGTTACGATGTCGTTCGCGGGCCTCGGTTGAACTAGCATATAATAGCCTGACCTCTGCGTTCTCCCCGCCAACACCCAAGGAAGCCGGCATATCGCCACCGAGAAAGGCTTTAAACCTAACTGGAATCAAGACAAGACGATGGCCTTCGGTCAAGTCAGACGAGAAGACTCAGAAACACGATCCATCACACGTCGTCTCAGCCATCGCACGGAGCAGGAACGAAGCACGGAACTGGAAGGACCAACTTGCGAAGGTGAGAGCTCTTCAACTTGTGCTGCCCAACAAACAGACTCCTTCACGGCACATCAAACCATGTTGTCAATATTCAGATGGAGAAACGCGCACTCGCAGCCGAAGAGAGGGCCACAGAGGCGGTGGTTATGGAGCGCAAGGCACGCGCTGCTCTCGAGGCTCGAGAAAAGCAATTAGCCAACATGCGTGTCAGGGTGAGTTTTGAAATTCGTGGAAATCAAAAAAATCGGGAACGAAACTTTTTGGTTCGCAGTTCGATAAAATGACCTCCAACGCGGAAAAGTCAGAATCGCAGCGAAAAATCCTGGAGGAATACGTCGGCAAGCTGGAGAGGAGGCTCGGATCCAGTGAGGGAAATACGAAAAGTGCCTCAGCGAATCGGGATATTGATCAGCGAGCCCTTTTGGATGTGGTGGCCGAGCTGCAGGAGGAAAATGGTAAACTCAATGACGCGCTGCAGGTGGGAAAGAAACCGGGAATGTATTCCGATCAGCCGGCTTATTTATTATCTTGTTTTTCACAAAACCTCAGGAAGTTGAAGAGGCGCTTGAAAAAGAAGCAAAAAAGCTTCGCTTGGCAGATGGCGGAGTTTTGTTGGAATCCCTCAGAACGCGCAGGCTCTTGGAAACTGCGGAACTCGCGTTGAAGGTAAGAAGGGTACCTTCGTAAAATGGAACGTTTAAACTCACCATTGCATCTCATGCGTGAATGCTTCAACAGCGCGAATCGCATGCTCGAAAAGAAATTGAAACAAAGCTAAATAAATGTGAATCACGCGCGCAGCGTGCGGAAGGCGAGAAATCAGACAGAATCAAGGCAGAAGAGGTGCTCCTGGTATTATCTGATTCTACATATTTTCATCGTGCATCTCGCTAAATACCTACCATCAATCTCTCAGGCTCGCTGCGAGATGGCGGAGCGTGATAATCAAGCATTGCTCGAGTATGTTGAGGAGATCACGTCCAGCGCGTCTCCACGAAAgtctccctcgccctcgctGCAGCTGAATGATCTCAAGGTGCGTGCACGAATGCGAACATCGTCCCATCTTGAGTGTTCACGGCCACTCGATTTCGCAGGCATTCAACGAACAGCTGATGAAAAGCGCAGAGGAATCGAAAGGAATGGCAGAAAAGCTCAGAGATGAACACATAACCTACATCGCGGAGAAAGAAAATTTCGCTCTAGCCATCGATGGATTGAATGATGATCTCATCGCCATCATGTCCAATTCCCTAGGCGTGTGCGGTCAGCAAAAGGGATACACCGACCCGAAG
This DNA window, taken from Micromonas commoda chromosome 2, complete sequence, encodes the following:
- a CDS encoding predicted protein, whose translation is MDGREGASGLEGVIGRHDSPGPSTSSDRTFPWTPGVNPPVPWQVDVDGAREEARRQVAQMLQRPEDLARLPELKEAVAAKLQRLDLVMTSQLEAATDGTRVGLDGLQKARGAVLRTRDNFSQIEAPSKGEKAGGLADNHHLIRDLAVMRANISRTIRDAEAVVALPEEAARAIELLDDDEQNLFECWERLSELAQRARPARAALEAARRRADNDTTTLSMTEPAAAQFAAIDDAMDRFETTLWRSVRGSLFAGRGGSAALARAMRVVEEQEALDELLVEKVEKVRERAVRKNKASEELVDSIIMVSKHYKRQVLREIREAVPERFEMTVGSLVTDPGGEEATNVPVVIENLDVLMQQLTELYDYAVPAFPTKYKIFELVVAPAWHKQICLFIDRLVEVARDLSNADIIAVLNWYQSYAAQMDALGVEVETEPSESEVAVGTPVHDKNGGLQPGGKNEKGESPSVLSIESFLSSTHGAVMTTNKIDKISSDEVEYTISDDEEGGDVQMTYPVGFYELVNIYTSRMTKTVQTWSANLRRMTTTQPLKPAEDGTLWTASDVEFFRLLNEQLEVAMSGGKILVSAAAMVISSALSGFASEQYKRLSGEGVSSTNAALASPSFSRHFRTTSNVIENAAERAVMTAAKNVDYNVLLAGVNDASRCHRLALEMESSLVDALQSSDAMKRLVKKAGAAATGKSSVVRPAIDMFLANTEHCAAAAAAAVTSDPSVISLFGQMYAVDKGGTSPWLEGEVTETLVATVLDYLGDVVQFVTRDLASMVNEAVFNRVVKHMIEACMKQLQTIRPETVGRMEEDENALRECFEDFLPSNRLDLGLQRLADVRDLAAADDTESFVLAYGLVVQSMPELGIEPAERLLAAREDIPRATQREVLEECRELLSNQMAIRK
- a CDS encoding predicted protein, with protein sequence MGSPGDDNIFRMRYTSSAEKYRKEADVFSTRYRSLLDSKLEEAGISPPRKALNLTGIKTRRWPSVKSDEKTQKHDPSHVVSAIARSRNEARNWKDQLAKMEKRALAAEERATEAVVMERKARAALEAREKQLANMRVRFDKMTSNAEKSESQRKILEEYVGKLERRLGSSEGNTKSASANRDIDQRALLDVVAELQEENGKLNDALQEVEEALEKEAKKLRLADGGVLLESLRTRRLLETAELALKVRRVPS